The Prevotella melaninogenica ATCC 25845 genome includes a window with the following:
- a CDS encoding AAA family ATPase, translating into MKKIIIDIHKFGPLLEVSFQVAPFMVFTGMSKLGKSYANYLVYYLFTSLLNYKDAARLGEHLVGENSSGSFTLSGDFLSTYLHDNVTAFMRALLGDPTIECDVDFLFPEFGEPLRVEYQEVAATEEDIEKRLGYTVSISINGKKVSRNSIINTAFTVGEYCQMVLSHKLLENFYYHALIFPPANGALINADYSLTNSINRNGMYGRFLLDNDYCTSTKVTDEQSTYLNQIKKITDGDIVKKEGKEFLVLDEGKHVNMSAAASSIKEISPLLFLLKNHSGTEVAICLEEPEAHLHPSMQIQVADLIAECINNGFLFHITTHSDYFMDRLNQLIKLGNIRKKNEATFKGYCTVNGLSEKTFLDGNNVKAYFFHRDDETGKVVIEKLPVEEGGIPMKTFYETVEKMRKQDEQIDEMLYSLNASDQ; encoded by the coding sequence ATGAAAAAGATAATTATAGACATTCATAAGTTCGGACCTTTACTGGAAGTATCATTCCAGGTAGCACCATTCATGGTGTTTACGGGTATGTCAAAGCTGGGAAAGAGTTACGCGAACTATCTTGTTTATTATCTTTTCACGAGTTTATTAAACTACAAAGATGCAGCAAGATTAGGTGAACATTTGGTAGGTGAGAACTCTTCTGGCTCTTTTACGCTTTCGGGTGATTTCCTTTCAACATATCTTCATGATAATGTAACAGCATTTATGCGCGCATTATTAGGAGATCCGACCATAGAATGTGACGTAGATTTTCTCTTTCCAGAGTTTGGAGAGCCGCTTCGTGTTGAATATCAAGAGGTAGCAGCAACAGAAGAAGATATAGAAAAGAGATTAGGTTATACTGTAAGCATCTCAATTAATGGTAAAAAAGTGAGCAGGAATAGCATTATAAATACTGCATTTACAGTAGGCGAATACTGTCAGATGGTGCTTTCCCACAAATTACTTGAAAACTTTTACTATCACGCCTTAATCTTTCCACCTGCAAACGGAGCGTTGATCAATGCCGATTATTCCCTTACCAACTCCATAAATCGCAACGGAATGTATGGCAGATTCTTACTTGACAACGACTATTGCACCTCAACAAAAGTTACTGATGAGCAGTCTACCTATCTTAACCAGATTAAGAAGATAACTGATGGGGATATTGTTAAGAAAGAAGGTAAGGAATTTCTGGTACTTGATGAAGGTAAACACGTAAACATGTCTGCCGCAGCTTCCTCTATAAAAGAGATTAGTCCGCTTTTGTTTCTATTAAAGAATCACTCTGGTACAGAGGTAGCAATATGTCTGGAAGAGCCTGAAGCACACCTGCATCCATCCATGCAGATTCAGGTGGCAGACCTTATTGCAGAATGCATCAATAATGGTTTCTTGTTCCATATCACGACACACAGCGATTATTTTATGGATAGATTGAACCAGCTTATCAAGTTAGGTAATATCCGTAAGAAGAATGAAGCAACCTTTAAAGGGTATTGTACCGTAAATGGTTTATCAGAAAAAACGTTCCTTGATGGTAATAATGTGAAGGCATATTTCTTCCATAGAGATGACGAGACAGGTAAGGTTGTGATAGAAAAACTGCCTGTGGAAGAAGGTGGAATACCAATGAAGACCTTCTATGAGACGGTAGAAAAGATGCGTAAACAGGATGAACAGATTGATGAAATGTTGTACTCCCTTAATGCTTCTGACCAATGA
- a CDS encoding trimeric intracellular cation channel family protein: MIYTDPHLVRTLQVILEFLGTFAFAISGIRHAAQKRFDWFGGYVCGFAVAIGGGTIRDTMLGVRPFWMANIMYVLCTGLALFLVILSRRWIQRLSNAWFVFDTLGLALFTIAGIQKTIALGHPFWVAVIMGCITGVAGGVIRDVLLNNIPVIFHKEIYAVASVGGGLIYWALFSLGLPLPITVIVTFLAICLIRFIAVGYHISLPTLHDEDEKNNKKDC; this comes from the coding sequence ATGATCTACACTGATCCACATCTTGTCCGTACACTTCAGGTGATACTGGAGTTTCTCGGAACGTTTGCGTTTGCCATATCGGGCATCCGCCATGCCGCACAGAAACGCTTCGACTGGTTCGGAGGTTATGTATGTGGCTTTGCCGTCGCTATTGGTGGCGGTACGATTCGTGACACTATGTTAGGAGTGCGCCCGTTCTGGATGGCAAACATCATGTATGTTCTTTGTACAGGTCTGGCGCTCTTCCTCGTCATCTTGTCGCGTAGGTGGATTCAACGCCTTAGCAATGCGTGGTTCGTCTTCGACACACTCGGCTTGGCACTCTTTACTATTGCGGGTATTCAGAAGACAATCGCATTAGGACACCCCTTCTGGGTAGCTGTCATCATGGGTTGTATCACTGGTGTGGCAGGTGGTGTTATCCGTGACGTATTGCTGAACAATATCCCCGTAATCTTCCACAAAGAGATCTACGCCGTGGCAAGTGTGGGTGGCGGACTCATCTATTGGGCACTCTTCTCGCTCGGACTACCACTTCCGATAACAGTTATTGTGACATTCCTTGCAATCTGTTTAATTCGTTTTATTGCAGTGGGTTATCACATCTCGCTCCCCACTTTACACGATGAAGACGAAAAAAATAATAAAAAAGATTGCTAA
- a CDS encoding D-2-hydroxyacid dehydrogenase, translating into MKIAILDCHAVNPGDLSWEPIKEIAECVIYERTSQEQVIERAKDADGILINKINITREVLDQLPQLKYIGELATGYNNIDVEAARERGIVVCNIPAYSTDSVAQHVFALLLNATTHVDHYAEAVRRGEWSKQQDFCYWDTPLMELAGKTLGIVGLGNIGQKVAMIAHALGMDISACTSKNSSDLPECIRKTTLEGLLSTSDVITLHCPLTAENTRMINAETLKGVRRGAILINTGRGGLVDDQAVADALESGQLGAYCADVMTEEPPRADNPLFRQPNAFITPHIAWATREARERLMAICVENIKKFIAGEPQNVV; encoded by the coding sequence ATGAAAATAGCAATTCTCGACTGCCATGCAGTCAACCCTGGTGACCTTTCATGGGAACCAATAAAGGAAATAGCAGAGTGCGTTATCTATGAGCGCACAAGTCAGGAACAAGTTATTGAGCGAGCTAAGGATGCGGACGGTATTCTTATCAATAAGATAAATATCACCCGTGAGGTACTCGACCAATTGCCACAATTGAAGTATATCGGTGAGTTAGCAACAGGATATAACAATATCGATGTTGAGGCTGCACGCGAGCGTGGTATCGTCGTATGCAACATCCCTGCATATAGTACGGATAGTGTTGCACAGCATGTCTTCGCCCTCCTCTTGAACGCAACCACACATGTCGACCATTATGCTGAGGCTGTGCGCCGTGGCGAATGGAGCAAGCAGCAGGACTTCTGCTACTGGGACACACCACTCATGGAACTCGCTGGTAAGACACTCGGTATTGTTGGCTTGGGCAATATTGGTCAGAAGGTGGCAATGATAGCACATGCTCTGGGTATGGACATCTCAGCTTGCACCAGTAAGAACAGTAGCGACCTACCAGAGTGTATTCGTAAGACAACCCTTGAAGGCTTGCTCAGTACGTCTGACGTTATCACCTTGCACTGTCCTTTGACGGCGGAGAACACGCGTATGATCAATGCAGAGACACTGAAGGGCGTACGTCGTGGTGCCATCCTTATCAATACCGGACGTGGCGGACTCGTCGACGATCAGGCTGTTGCCGATGCCCTTGAGAGTGGTCAGCTCGGTGCTTATTGTGCCGACGTAATGACTGAGGAGCCACCTCGTGCAGACAATCCGCTCTTCCGTCAGCCTAATGCCTTCATCACTCCACATATTGCGTGGGCAACACGTGAGGCACGTGAGCGCCTAATGGCTATCTGCGTTGAGAATATTAAGAAGTTTATAGCAGGGGAACCACAGAACGTGGTGTAA
- a CDS encoding replication-associated recombination protein A → MEPLAERLRPRTLDDYIGQEHLVGEGAVLRRMIDSGRIASFILWGPPGVGKTTLAQIIANRLETPFYTLSAVTSGVKDVRDVIERAQSGRFFNSASPILFIDEIHRFSKSQQDSLLGAVEKGTVTLIGATTENPSFEVIRPLLSRCQLYTLKSLEKDDLLKLLHRAITEDVELKKRHIELHETGALLRYSGGDARKLLNILDLIISAESGNDVVITDKMVEERLQENPLAYDKDGEMHYDIISAFIKSIRGSDPDAALYWMARMIEGGEDPKFIARRVVISAAEDIGLANPNALLLANAAFDAVTKIGWPEGRIPLAEAVVYLARSKKDNSAYVGINKAIELVRQTGNLPVPLHLRNAPTKLMKDLGYSDGYKYPHDYPGHYVEQQYMPDELAPPRPSPKGEGGK, encoded by the coding sequence ATGGAACCATTGGCAGAACGATTGCGACCACGCACGCTCGACGATTATATCGGACAGGAACACCTCGTTGGTGAGGGGGCTGTGCTCCGACGTATGATCGACTCGGGGCGCATTGCGTCGTTTATCCTTTGGGGACCACCGGGCGTGGGCAAGACTACGTTAGCACAGATTATCGCTAATCGCTTAGAGACACCGTTCTATACGCTTTCTGCCGTGACGAGTGGTGTGAAGGATGTGCGCGATGTTATCGAAAGGGCACAGAGCGGTCGTTTCTTCAATTCCGCTTCACCGATTCTCTTTATCGACGAAATCCATCGTTTCTCAAAGTCGCAGCAAGATTCGCTCTTGGGTGCGGTAGAGAAGGGAACGGTGACGCTTATTGGTGCAACAACAGAGAACCCATCGTTCGAAGTGATTCGTCCGTTGCTCTCTCGTTGTCAACTCTATACGCTGAAGTCGCTGGAGAAAGACGATTTGCTGAAGCTGTTGCATCGAGCCATTACGGAGGATGTGGAACTGAAGAAGCGTCATATCGAACTGCATGAGACGGGGGCGCTCCTGCGTTACAGTGGGGGTGATGCGCGTAAGCTACTGAATATCCTCGACTTGATTATCTCAGCCGAATCTGGCAACGATGTCGTGATTACCGATAAGATGGTGGAGGAACGACTGCAAGAGAATCCATTGGCGTATGACAAGGATGGCGAGATGCACTATGATATTATCTCGGCATTCATCAAGTCGATTCGTGGCTCCGATCCAGATGCAGCACTCTACTGGATGGCACGCATGATAGAAGGTGGCGAAGACCCAAAGTTTATTGCGCGACGTGTCGTTATCAGTGCGGCAGAAGATATCGGACTCGCCAATCCTAACGCCCTATTGTTAGCGAATGCAGCCTTTGACGCTGTGACGAAGATTGGTTGGCCCGAAGGTAGAATCCCATTGGCTGAGGCGGTAGTTTATTTAGCTCGGTCGAAGAAAGATAATTCTGCATACGTAGGCATCAATAAAGCGATAGAGTTAGTGCGCCAGACAGGCAACCTCCCTGTTCCCCTCCACCTTCGCAATGCACCGACAAAACTAATGAAGGACCTCGGTTATAGCGATGGATATAAGTATCCACACGATTATCCGGGACATTATGTCGAGCAACAGTATATGCCGGATGAGTTAGCCCCACCCCGACCCTCCCCGAAGGGGGAGGGAGGCAAATAG
- a CDS encoding sulfatase, with amino-acid sequence MQNKVLYGLTGAIAMGAFVPAQAQKKPMNIVFIMSDDHSYQTISAYDKRFISTPNIDWLADNGVKFQESFVANSLSGPSRACMLTGKHSHANGFTDNSKTFDGGQQTFPKLLQKQGYQTAMIGKWHLTSLPTGFNYWDILIGQGDYYNPDFLSNGKKIRRPGYVTNIIADMAIDWMENKRDKNKPFCLLMHNKAPHRVWNPDTCDLRLYDDVTYPLPKTFYDDYAGRLAAQKQEMSIIKDMDLVYDNKMADKENEIHTTTGLEQWGRGNYKRMTPSQRAQWDSYYDPIIKKFKEDKLSGKALAEWKYQRYMHDYMRVIHSVDRNVGRVIEYLRQHGLLDNTMIVYTSDQGFYMGEHGWFDKRFMYEESFRTPLLVYYPGGKHGVVKEMVQNIDYAPTFLDVAGAKVPSDIQGQSFLPLLEGKKPANWRQSLYYHYYEYPAEHSVCRHYGIRTKRYSLMHFYNDINAWELYDLKKDPDQMHNIYGKPGTEKLTKNLKKQLLQLQVQYDDPIRLKH; translated from the coding sequence ATGCAAAATAAAGTTTTATACGGCTTGACAGGAGCGATTGCAATGGGTGCATTCGTTCCTGCCCAAGCGCAGAAGAAACCGATGAACATCGTCTTCATCATGAGCGATGACCATTCGTATCAGACAATCAGCGCTTACGACAAGCGTTTTATCAGTACACCTAACATCGACTGGTTAGCTGACAATGGTGTGAAGTTCCAAGAGAGCTTTGTTGCCAACTCCCTCAGCGGTCCATCACGTGCGTGTATGCTGACGGGTAAGCACAGTCATGCTAATGGCTTCACGGACAACTCTAAGACCTTTGACGGTGGTCAGCAGACCTTCCCTAAGTTGCTCCAGAAGCAGGGCTATCAGACGGCAATGATTGGTAAGTGGCATCTCACCTCACTGCCAACAGGCTTCAACTACTGGGATATCCTTATCGGACAGGGCGACTACTATAACCCTGACTTCCTCAGCAATGGTAAGAAGATACGCCGTCCGGGCTATGTGACGAACATCATTGCCGACATGGCGATTGACTGGATGGAGAACAAACGCGACAAGAACAAGCCTTTCTGTCTGTTGATGCACAACAAGGCGCCTCACCGTGTGTGGAATCCTGATACCTGCGACCTCCGCCTCTATGACGATGTGACCTATCCGTTGCCAAAGACTTTCTATGATGACTATGCTGGTCGTTTGGCTGCACAGAAGCAGGAGATGAGTATCATAAAGGACATGGACCTCGTCTACGACAATAAGATGGCGGATAAGGAGAACGAGATTCACACCACTACAGGACTTGAGCAGTGGGGACGTGGCAACTACAAACGTATGACACCTTCGCAGCGTGCGCAGTGGGATAGCTACTATGACCCAATCATCAAGAAGTTTAAGGAAGACAAACTCTCTGGTAAGGCACTCGCTGAATGGAAGTATCAACGTTATATGCACGACTATATGCGTGTGATTCACTCTGTCGATCGCAACGTCGGTCGTGTCATCGAGTATCTGCGCCAGCATGGTCTTCTTGACAACACAATGATTGTCTATACCTCTGATCAAGGTTTCTACATGGGCGAACATGGATGGTTCGACAAGCGTTTCATGTATGAAGAGTCATTCCGCACACCATTGTTGGTTTACTATCCGGGCGGTAAGCATGGGGTTGTCAAAGAGATGGTACAGAACATCGACTATGCCCCAACCTTCCTCGATGTAGCTGGTGCAAAGGTGCCTTCTGACATTCAGGGCCAGTCTTTCCTCCCACTCCTTGAGGGTAAGAAGCCAGCCAACTGGCGTCAGTCGCTTTACTATCACTACTATGAATACCCTGCCGAGCACTCTGTTTGCCGTCACTATGGTATTCGTACGAAGCGTTATTCGCTCATGCACTTCTACAATGATATCAATGCTTGGGAACTTTACGACCTAAAGAAAGACCCTGATCAGATGCATAATATCTATGGTAAACCAGGTACGGAGAAGCTCACAAAGAACCTTAAGAAACAACTCCTCCAACTGCAGGTGCAGTATGATGATCCAATACGCTTAAAACATTGA
- a CDS encoding RagB/SusD family nutrient uptake outer membrane protein produces MKLKYICLALLSATTLTSCFDLDKSPEGVLSTVNPFTSLGEMNSYLDQFYQTGVKGQDFNSWGSGGIAGIDMNSDNMASGSVNTRLNGGLTLANAGKLGHYYNIRNVNFFLNNLNFKDKNSAAYKQCVGEAYYFRAWFYFQLFKNYGKIAWVNRPLEPQEEEMNQPQQERTVIADSILADLDKAIANLNTQNSSASMRVHKDVARAFKSEVALYEATWERYHKAKNDAFFDPTVTDAKIKSYLDQCVEACKDVVDRGVWRIYTTGNPLNDYRVIFQTEDLSANPEVLWFKRYDGVNVGNSVDRYLNQGGGSSGVTASLVDDYLTIDGKPFVGPAVLTAKATFGDELKPTVRDPRLCQTVCMPGQILRPDQGGYVVPPLNGSGYNKNETGYSMLKHVQIDYKGSLDQEGKGSTPAIQYRYADILLNYAEALAELDGAANESQIIAILKPLRDRVGMPAVDFDREYNTEADYPFHNLNKYLQAVRRERRIEQACEGRRLDDIFRWAAADELIVGKRAHGALFIGSNLEHHAKYGTSLVYDKPKGNNLYLSGKPGDAQRYVLPVNPSGYETGWKFNPKRDYLLPFETRMLTLTNNLWKQNPGWDK; encoded by the coding sequence ATGAAACTTAAATATATATGTTTAGCACTCTTGAGTGCAACAACACTTACAAGTTGCTTCGACTTGGACAAGTCTCCTGAAGGAGTGCTTTCAACGGTCAACCCTTTCACCTCCTTGGGTGAGATGAACAGTTATCTCGACCAGTTCTATCAGACTGGTGTGAAGGGACAAGACTTTAACTCATGGGGTAGCGGTGGTATTGCTGGTATCGATATGAACAGCGATAACATGGCAAGTGGCTCTGTTAACACCCGCCTCAATGGTGGTTTGACTCTCGCTAATGCGGGCAAACTCGGTCATTACTATAATATTCGCAACGTCAACTTCTTCTTGAATAACCTCAATTTCAAGGATAAGAACTCCGCTGCCTACAAGCAATGCGTGGGCGAGGCATATTATTTCCGTGCATGGTTCTACTTCCAGTTGTTCAAGAACTATGGTAAGATTGCTTGGGTGAATCGCCCTCTCGAACCACAAGAGGAGGAGATGAACCAGCCTCAACAGGAACGAACCGTGATTGCTGATAGTATTCTTGCCGACCTCGATAAGGCTATTGCCAACCTTAATACCCAGAACAGCAGTGCTTCGATGCGTGTTCATAAGGATGTGGCACGTGCTTTCAAGAGCGAGGTGGCACTCTATGAGGCTACATGGGAGAGGTATCATAAGGCAAAGAACGATGCTTTCTTCGACCCAACTGTTACCGATGCGAAGATTAAGTCTTACTTAGATCAGTGTGTTGAGGCTTGTAAGGACGTTGTTGACAGAGGTGTCTGGAGAATCTATACGACGGGTAATCCATTGAACGACTACCGCGTTATCTTCCAGACAGAGGACCTTAGCGCCAACCCTGAGGTGTTATGGTTTAAGCGTTATGACGGCGTGAATGTTGGTAACAGCGTTGACCGCTACCTCAATCAGGGTGGTGGTAGTAGCGGTGTTACAGCATCATTGGTTGACGACTACCTCACCATCGACGGTAAACCCTTTGTCGGACCAGCCGTGTTGACTGCAAAGGCAACCTTTGGCGACGAGCTAAAGCCAACTGTTCGCGACCCACGTCTGTGCCAGACAGTGTGTATGCCGGGTCAGATTCTGCGTCCAGACCAAGGCGGTTACGTTGTTCCACCACTCAATGGGTCGGGCTATAACAAGAATGAAACAGGCTATTCAATGCTCAAGCACGTACAGATTGACTATAAGGGAAGCCTTGATCAGGAAGGTAAAGGCAGCACACCAGCCATTCAGTATCGCTATGCTGACATCCTCTTAAACTATGCTGAGGCTTTGGCAGAGCTCGATGGTGCGGCTAACGAGAGTCAGATTATTGCCATTCTGAAGCCTTTGCGCGACCGAGTTGGTATGCCAGCAGTCGACTTCGACAGAGAGTATAACACCGAGGCAGACTATCCTTTCCACAATCTCAACAAGTATTTGCAGGCAGTTCGCCGTGAACGTCGTATTGAGCAGGCTTGTGAGGGTCGTCGATTGGATGATATCTTCCGTTGGGCAGCAGCCGATGAGCTGATCGTTGGCAAGCGTGCACACGGTGCATTGTTCATTGGTAGCAACCTCGAACATCATGCAAAGTATGGCACAAGCCTCGTTTATGACAAGCCCAAAGGCAATAATCTCTACCTCTCTGGCAAGCCTGGCGACGCACAACGTTACGTATTGCCAGTGAATCCATCAGGCTATGAGACCGGTTGGAAGTTTAATCCAAAGCGTGATTACCTCCTTCCGTTCGAAACGCGTATGCTCACACTGACCAACAATCTGTGGAAGCAGAACCCCGGATGGGATAAATAA
- a CDS encoding SusC/RagA family TonB-linked outer membrane protein yields MSKSTTVFLGIRKHPPFAMGGVALSLCLSLFVATPALSSTSANVKTFESTQQQKQAIKGVVKDTHGEPVIGASVMVNGVAMAVTDVDGNFSLSAAPGAVLQVSYVGFKPQSVTVKAGMTNYTVSLQDDNQALNEVVVVGYGVQKKVNLTGSVSSVKGDALEMRPVTDASQSLQGLVPGLMVSNGSSGRPGATAALSLRGQGNLSGTGHPYVLVDGIEMSLADVNPNDIESISVLKDASACSIYGARAAYGVILVTTKRGEEGKMHVNYQGSMGWNRPTVLPEMANAVEFAKMWNAGVTNANSSRLYSDEKIKLLEQYMNDPSSVNPWQELPANSLMNPAFENTEKGIGNVDYFKLHYKDYAFKQQHNVSLSGGGKQAQYYVSGGYFKEDGILRYAKMNFERMNLASNLTSRLTSWMKMKLNLKYVHSVDNTPFGAGGLSEGFYHSLARFRPTISVVDPHGHFTELSMIPYLQSGTFTRTKRNHYDITLGFELNPVKGLIINADYTNKFISTSYEALNVAPDIYAADGVTTSKGVRGELDASPDGKYQRSNYNIHYQNISLYGNYSLTLAEDHNIVLMAGYQEENNKVDYLKNAISGLYSMHNPNTAMGTGDKQPDDIRNGWATRGFFGRINYDYQGRYLLEVNGRYDGSSRFARDHRWGFFPSVSLGWNISREKFMEPLSQKVSQLKLRMSYGKLGNQAGAALYTFASTMNLSGGLGSYIFADGRHAYLLAPGVVNPATTWEKVSSKNIGLDFGFMNNALTGSLDVYERKTKDMLGPGVDFPDFFGANAPQTNNASLRDRGWELTLNYRGKIGKDIDYSIGGSLADYTSIVTDYANPTGTAPASNWYRGRRVGEIWGYRTDGLLQTQEQADAYNASHNNTFFSTLKWTPGDVAYRDLNNDKYVNNGKNKLDDMGDMTIIGNTSPRYQYTINGMVSWKGLSLSFMFQGVGKRDWDPTNSVYFWGTGPYAQVTLFKDHLDYWSESNPNAYYPKPYINSAGGVRPYAAKTKSQPTDQYLQSAAYCRLKNLTLSYTLPQAWTQKMKLQQVKVFFSGENLLTFTKLKKMLDPEVIFTANGYTGEGGKNYPMNKVISFGLMVNL; encoded by the coding sequence ATGTCTAAATCTACTACTGTCTTCCTGGGTATAAGGAAGCATCCCCCATTCGCAATGGGAGGGGTGGCACTCTCTTTGTGTCTGAGTTTATTCGTCGCTACCCCAGCACTTAGTTCTACGAGTGCGAATGTAAAAACGTTTGAGAGTACACAGCAGCAAAAGCAGGCTATCAAGGGTGTTGTGAAAGATACCCATGGTGAACCCGTTATCGGTGCCTCTGTGATGGTTAATGGAGTTGCCATGGCTGTTACGGATGTTGATGGCAACTTCTCGCTTTCAGCTGCACCCGGTGCTGTGCTACAAGTAAGTTATGTGGGCTTTAAGCCTCAGTCTGTAACCGTCAAGGCAGGTATGACCAATTATACCGTTAGTCTGCAGGATGACAACCAAGCATTGAACGAAGTGGTTGTCGTAGGCTATGGAGTACAAAAGAAGGTAAACCTCACCGGTTCTGTTTCATCTGTTAAGGGCGATGCACTTGAGATGCGCCCAGTGACCGATGCGTCGCAGAGTCTTCAGGGATTGGTACCGGGTTTGATGGTATCTAATGGCAGCTCTGGTCGTCCGGGAGCCACGGCAGCCTTGTCATTGCGTGGTCAAGGCAACCTCTCCGGCACCGGTCATCCTTATGTTTTAGTAGATGGAATCGAGATGAGTCTTGCCGATGTCAATCCAAATGATATCGAGTCAATCTCCGTATTGAAAGATGCATCCGCTTGTTCTATCTATGGTGCACGTGCTGCCTACGGTGTTATCTTGGTCACAACGAAACGTGGCGAGGAAGGCAAGATGCACGTAAACTATCAGGGAAGTATGGGTTGGAACCGTCCTACCGTACTGCCTGAGATGGCAAATGCCGTAGAGTTTGCCAAGATGTGGAATGCTGGTGTTACGAATGCCAACTCCTCTCGTCTTTACAGCGATGAAAAGATTAAGCTCTTAGAGCAGTATATGAACGACCCATCAAGTGTAAATCCATGGCAAGAACTCCCTGCCAACTCCTTGATGAACCCAGCCTTTGAGAACACAGAGAAGGGTATTGGAAACGTTGATTACTTCAAGTTACATTATAAAGACTATGCCTTTAAGCAGCAGCACAACGTTAGTTTGAGCGGTGGTGGAAAGCAGGCACAGTATTATGTATCAGGAGGTTACTTCAAGGAAGACGGTATTCTGCGTTATGCGAAGATGAACTTTGAGCGTATGAACCTCGCTTCCAACCTCACTTCTCGTCTCACCTCATGGATGAAGATGAAACTTAACTTGAAGTATGTTCACTCTGTTGATAACACTCCTTTTGGTGCAGGCGGCTTGAGCGAAGGCTTCTATCACTCCTTAGCACGTTTCCGTCCGACGATTTCAGTGGTTGATCCTCATGGTCATTTCACGGAGTTGTCAATGATACCTTACCTACAGAGTGGTACCTTCACCCGTACAAAGCGCAATCATTACGACATCACATTAGGCTTCGAGCTTAATCCAGTAAAGGGATTGATTATCAATGCCGATTACACCAATAAGTTTATCTCGACCTCATACGAGGCTTTGAACGTTGCCCCAGACATCTATGCAGCCGATGGCGTAACCACTTCAAAGGGAGTGCGAGGTGAGTTGGATGCAAGTCCTGATGGCAAGTATCAGCGTTCAAACTATAACATCCACTATCAGAATATCAGCCTCTATGGTAACTACTCGTTGACCCTTGCAGAGGATCATAACATCGTCTTGATGGCTGGTTATCAGGAAGAAAACAATAAGGTAGACTACTTGAAGAACGCTATCTCTGGTCTTTACTCAATGCACAATCCTAATACAGCAATGGGAACAGGCGACAAGCAGCCAGACGATATCCGCAACGGATGGGCAACACGTGGCTTCTTCGGACGTATCAACTACGACTATCAGGGTCGTTACTTGCTCGAAGTAAACGGCCGTTATGACGGTTCTTCACGCTTTGCACGCGATCATCGTTGGGGCTTCTTCCCATCTGTATCCCTCGGTTGGAACATCAGTCGTGAGAAGTTTATGGAGCCGCTCAGCCAGAAAGTATCGCAGTTGAAGTTGCGAATGTCATACGGTAAGCTCGGTAATCAGGCAGGTGCAGCCCTCTACACCTTCGCTTCAACCATGAATCTCAGTGGTGGATTAGGAAGCTATATCTTTGCTGATGGTCGTCATGCTTACCTCCTTGCGCCAGGCGTTGTCAATCCAGCAACAACATGGGAGAAGGTAAGCAGCAAGAATATCGGTTTAGACTTCGGCTTCATGAACAATGCCCTTACGGGTAGTCTTGACGTCTACGAGCGTAAGACGAAGGATATGTTGGGACCTGGTGTAGACTTCCCCGACTTCTTCGGTGCTAATGCCCCACAAACCAATAACGCCTCTTTGCGCGATCGTGGATGGGAGCTAACGCTGAATTATCGTGGTAAGATTGGTAAGGACATCGACTATAGTATCGGTGGTTCTTTGGCTGACTATACCTCTATTGTGACAGACTATGCTAACCCAACAGGTACGGCACCAGCAAGCAACTGGTATAGAGGCAGACGCGTTGGAGAGATATGGGGCTATCGTACAGACGGCTTGTTGCAGACACAGGAGCAGGCTGATGCTTACAATGCAAGCCATAACAACACCTTCTTCTCAACCTTGAAGTGGACACCGGGTGACGTTGCTTATCGCGATCTTAACAACGACAAATATGTGAACAATGGTAAGAATAAACTCGATGATATGGGCGATATGACCATCATCGGTAATACCTCTCCTCGTTATCAGTATACTATCAACGGTATGGTTAGCTGGAAGGGACTGAGCTTGAGCTTTATGTTCCAAGGCGTAGGCAAGCGTGATTGGGACCCAACCAATAGTGTTTACTTCTGGGGAACAGGTCCTTACGCACAGGTAACGCTCTTCAAAGACCATCTTGACTACTGGTCAGAGAGCAATCCTAACGCCTACTATCCAAAGCCTTATATCAATTCAGCAGGTGGCGTTCGTCCATATGCAGCGAAGACAAAGAGCCAGCCTACTGATCAATACTTGCAGAGTGCGGCTTACTGTCGTTTGAAGAACTTGACCTTGAGTTACACCCTCCCACAGGCTTGGACACAGAAGATGAAACTCCAGCAGGTGAAAGTGTTCTTCTCTGGTGAGAACCTCCTTACCTTCACAAAACTAAAGAAGATGCTCGACCCAGAGGTTATCTTCACTGCCAATGGCTACACAGGCGAAGGCGGTAAGAACTATCCAATGAATAAGGTCATCTCATTTGGACTTATGGTTAATCTCTAA